One Telluria mixta DNA window includes the following coding sequences:
- the paoA gene encoding aldehyde dehydrogenase iron-sulfur subunit PaoA, with the protein MKDINETRRGLLIGGALSATAAALPSLAADQPRAQSAAAPQTTPAPVTSKVALRVNGQGHELDLDTRTTVLDMLREHLHLTGTKKGCDQGQCGACTVIINGRRINSCLSLAIMHEGDDITTIEGLGTPDKLHPMQAAFVKHDGYQCGYCTPGQICSSVAVLDEIRRGVPSHVTADLTAKPMLSADELRERMSGNICRCGAYSNIIDAITEVAGGKA; encoded by the coding sequence ATGAAAGACATCAACGAAACACGGCGCGGCCTCCTGATCGGTGGCGCACTGTCCGCCACCGCGGCGGCGCTGCCATCCTTGGCTGCCGATCAGCCGCGAGCGCAAAGCGCCGCAGCACCTCAAACCACGCCGGCGCCGGTCACGTCCAAGGTCGCGCTGCGCGTCAACGGGCAGGGACATGAACTTGACCTCGACACCCGCACAACGGTGCTCGACATGTTGCGCGAGCACCTGCATCTGACCGGCACCAAGAAAGGCTGCGACCAGGGGCAATGCGGGGCCTGCACTGTCATCATCAACGGCCGTCGGATCAATTCCTGCCTTAGCCTTGCCATCATGCACGAGGGCGACGATATCACCACGATCGAGGGGTTAGGTACACCAGACAAGCTGCACCCGATGCAGGCTGCCTTCGTCAAGCACGACGGGTACCAGTGTGGTTACTGTACGCCGGGCCAGATATGTTCCTCGGTCGCAGTGCTGGATGAGATCCGACGTGGCGTTCCAAGTCATGTAACCGCCGACCTGACCGCGAAGCCGATGCTGTCTGCCGACGAACTGCGCGAACGCATGAGCGGAAATATCTGCCGCTGCGGTGCCTATTCGAACATCATCGACGCGATCACCGAAGTCGCCGGAGGCAAGGCATGA
- a CDS encoding (R)-mandelonitrile lyase, whose translation MELKRVGSQPSTRGPEQYFTGTVRIDPLNAPPPPARVSVASVTFEPGARSAWHTHPLGQTLIVTAGCGWTQCEGEPKVEIRAGDVIWCPPGHKHWHGATATTSMTHIVIQEALDGVNVVWMEKVTDDDYLGAVVDSSAHDHTGI comes from the coding sequence ATGGAACTGAAACGCGTGGGCTCACAGCCCTCGACGCGAGGCCCTGAGCAATATTTCACCGGCACTGTCCGTATCGACCCGTTGAACGCGCCGCCTCCGCCGGCGCGGGTCTCGGTGGCGAGCGTGACGTTCGAGCCGGGCGCACGTTCTGCTTGGCATACCCATCCGCTGGGTCAAACATTGATCGTGACCGCCGGGTGCGGCTGGACCCAGTGCGAGGGCGAACCGAAAGTTGAGATTCGCGCCGGCGATGTGATCTGGTGCCCGCCCGGACACAAACACTGGCATGGTGCAACCGCAACGACGTCGATGACCCACATCGTGATCCAGGAGGCACTGGACGGTGTTAACGTCGTGTGGATGGAAAAGGTTACGGACGACGACTATCTCGGCGCAGTGGTGGACTCGTCCGCACACGACCACACAGGAATATGA
- a CDS encoding carboxymuconolactone decarboxylase family protein: MNNTPNKFATSGNSFAVAALLCVVFMFGLANDALAQARKSVPDTSRSVKESQMVAPALEHYTQNLLLGDVWKRPGLSPRDRGIVTVAVLIARNQPLDLPFYLNRALDAGVKPGEIAEIITHLAFYSGWPNATAAVDAAKPVFAARHIKADQLPQAKVEQLPLDKDAENRRAATVEENFGKVAPGVVQYTTDALFRDLWLRPALAPRDRSMVTVSALVASGQTAQITYHLNRAMDNGLTQEEAGELLTQLAFYAGWPNVFSAMPVFKDVFAKRSGAAEK, encoded by the coding sequence ATGAACAATACGCCAAATAAGTTCGCGACATCGGGGAACTCTTTCGCCGTCGCCGCTCTGTTGTGCGTCGTATTCATGTTCGGCCTGGCGAACGACGCGCTTGCCCAGGCGCGCAAGTCGGTCCCCGACACATCTCGATCTGTAAAGGAGAGTCAAATGGTTGCACCCGCATTGGAGCATTACACCCAGAACCTGTTGCTCGGAGACGTCTGGAAGCGTCCTGGCCTGTCGCCGCGCGACCGCGGCATCGTCACGGTCGCGGTTCTGATCGCAAGGAACCAGCCGCTGGATCTGCCGTTCTACCTGAACCGTGCGCTTGACGCCGGCGTCAAGCCAGGCGAAATCGCCGAGATCATCACGCACCTCGCGTTCTACTCTGGTTGGCCGAACGCCACGGCGGCCGTGGACGCCGCAAAGCCCGTGTTCGCCGCGCGGCACATCAAGGCCGATCAGCTACCTCAGGCCAAGGTCGAGCAGCTTCCGCTCGATAAGGATGCCGAAAACAGGCGCGCCGCGACAGTCGAAGAAAACTTCGGCAAGGTCGCACCGGGCGTCGTCCAGTACACGACCGACGCGTTGTTCCGCGATCTCTGGCTGCGTCCCGCCCTGGCCCCGCGCGACCGTAGCATGGTCACCGTGAGCGCGCTGGTTGCGTCGGGCCAGACGGCCCAGATCACTTACCACCTCAACCGCGCGATGGATAACGGCTTGACCCAGGAGGAGGCAGGCGAGCTGCTGACCCAGCTGGCGTTCTATGCCGGGTGGCCGAATGTGTTCTCCGCCATGCCAGTCTTCAAGGACGTCTTTGCCAAGCGATCAGGCGCCGCCGAAAAGTAA
- a CDS encoding (R)-mandelonitrile lyase translates to MKSVVAILLSLALGATAFAQTGSAAQEMVITRAGTQASVKGPEQNFTGSVRVDPLFAAHSPSTTSGGAVTFEPGARSAWHTHPAGQVLIVTSGVGRVQQWGGRIQEIRAGDVVWTPPGVKHWHGAAPTTAVTHIAVQDDAGGKNVEWLEKVSDEQYAK, encoded by the coding sequence ATGAAATCAGTCGTCGCGATACTCCTGTCGCTTGCGCTTGGCGCTACAGCATTCGCCCAGACCGGCAGTGCTGCCCAGGAGATGGTGATCACGCGTGCAGGGACTCAGGCCTCCGTCAAGGGACCCGAACAGAACTTTACCGGGAGCGTACGCGTCGATCCGTTGTTTGCCGCGCATTCGCCTTCGACCACATCCGGCGGCGCCGTGACGTTCGAGCCGGGCGCCCGATCAGCTTGGCATACTCATCCTGCCGGGCAGGTATTGATCGTTACCTCCGGTGTGGGACGCGTGCAGCAGTGGGGCGGGCGCATTCAGGAAATCCGCGCGGGCGACGTTGTCTGGACACCGCCTGGCGTCAAGCATTGGCACGGCGCCGCACCGACCACCGCCGTCACTCACATCGCCGTTCAGGATGACGCAGGCGGCAAGAACGTCGAGTGGCTCGAAAAGGTCAGCGATGAACAATACGCCAAATAA
- a CDS encoding LysR family transcriptional regulator, whose protein sequence is MGANDIKDIQLFLAVARERSFTRAAAKLGMTQSALSHVIRTLESRLRVRLLTRTTRSVSPTEAGERLLQHVAPLLQEIETELVAITDMGDKPAGTVRITAIEHVVDDIVWPRIAPLLRQYPDLHVEISSDYRMVDIAAERYDIGIRYGDLLEKDMIAVRLTADEPMMIVGSPAYFEWHRKPDSLQDLMKQNCITLRLASSGGLYAWELQHEGRPIEAKVRGQAVFTSSYSILNAALSGAGLAFLPESLAGIHVREGRLLSVMPEWCPPFPGLYAYYPNRRNSPRAVALVINALRREPDRISPGTAVLNNLAGTFRP, encoded by the coding sequence ATGGGCGCAAACGACATCAAGGACATTCAACTATTCCTCGCGGTAGCACGAGAACGCAGTTTCACCCGAGCCGCTGCCAAGCTCGGCATGACGCAGTCAGCGCTCAGCCATGTCATCCGTACGCTCGAAAGCAGGCTGAGGGTGCGCCTGCTGACCCGCACTACACGAAGTGTCTCCCCGACCGAAGCCGGTGAGAGGCTGCTGCAGCACGTTGCGCCACTCCTGCAAGAAATCGAGACCGAACTCGTCGCGATCACCGACATGGGCGACAAGCCTGCCGGTACCGTGCGCATCACGGCGATCGAACATGTTGTCGACGACATCGTATGGCCACGCATTGCGCCTCTCCTGCGCCAGTACCCTGACCTGCATGTCGAAATCAGTTCGGACTACCGCATGGTCGACATCGCCGCAGAACGCTACGACATCGGAATCCGCTATGGCGATCTGTTAGAAAAGGACATGATCGCCGTTCGACTGACTGCTGACGAACCGATGATGATCGTCGGCTCGCCCGCCTACTTCGAATGGCACCGCAAGCCGGACTCGTTGCAGGACCTCATGAAGCAAAACTGCATTACCCTGCGCCTGGCCAGCAGCGGCGGGTTATACGCCTGGGAACTGCAACATGAAGGGCGTCCCATCGAAGCCAAAGTGCGCGGGCAAGCTGTGTTCACGAGTTCGTATTCGATTCTGAATGCTGCACTGAGCGGCGCTGGTCTGGCCTTCTTGCCCGAGAGTCTGGCCGGAATACACGTTCGCGAGGGCCGGTTGCTGAGTGTGATGCCTGAGTGGTGTCCTCCATTCCCTGGCTTATATGCCTACTACCCAAACCGCCGCAATAGCCCGCGGGCGGTAGCGTTAGTGATCAATGCGCTCCGGCGCGAACCGGACCGTATCAGTCCTGGAACCGCCGTCCTGAACAACCTCGCCGGGACATTCCGGCCGTAG
- the paoC gene encoding aldehyde oxidoreductase molybdenum-binding subunit PaoC encodes MKFETAAGQNPIDQLNVVGKPIDRVEGPLKVTGTATYAYEQHTAVPNAAYGYVVGAGIAKGRIASIDVTPARSASGVLAVVTAANAGKVDKGEFYAARALAGPDVDHYHQAVALVVAETFEQARAAAQMVKVRYQRVAGAFDLDAARSTARAPKQAPYSPPPETSIGQFADAYAAAPVKLDATFSTPDQAHAMMEPHATIAAWDGDRLTLWTAIQQVNWGVRDIAKTLGIPKENVRIVSPYIGGGFGGKGTILSDAVLAAVGARQAGRPVKVTLQRALMFNNVTHRPATIQRIRIGASPDGKITAIGHESWSGNIAGGRPEAATTPTRLLYAGPHRMTRLRLAHLDLPEGSAMRAPGEAPGMMALEIAIDEMAEKLGLDPVAFRIMNDTQVDPENSRRPFSQRQFVECLRVGAERFGWSGRPVRPASRREGRWLIGMGVAAAIRGAPVTKSAARVRLDRDGLLIVETDMTDIGTGSYTIVAQTAAEMMGLRVDQVKVRLGDSQFPESSGSGGQWGAASATAGVYAACVKLRETAARKLGFDPVSAEFANGQVRQGGRSAPLVHAARDADLVAEDTMEYGELAKQYAQQTFGAQFVEVAVDAATAEIRIRRMLAVCAAGRILNPKTARSQVIGGMTMGAGAALMEALVVDKRHGFFVNHDLAGYEVPVHADIPHLDVVFLDETDPTIAPLKAKGVGELGISGVAAAVANAVYNATGVRLREYPITLDKLIDRLPA; translated from the coding sequence ATGAAATTCGAGACCGCAGCGGGCCAGAACCCGATCGATCAACTGAACGTAGTGGGGAAACCCATCGACCGTGTCGAAGGTCCGCTCAAAGTGACCGGGACCGCAACGTATGCGTATGAGCAGCATACCGCCGTGCCCAACGCCGCGTACGGCTATGTGGTCGGTGCGGGGATTGCCAAAGGGCGCATTGCTTCGATCGACGTGACCCCGGCGCGTTCCGCATCGGGTGTACTGGCCGTGGTGACGGCTGCGAATGCCGGCAAGGTGGACAAAGGTGAATTCTATGCCGCGAGGGCACTAGCCGGACCGGACGTCGACCACTATCACCAGGCAGTCGCGCTCGTCGTTGCGGAAACCTTCGAGCAGGCGCGCGCCGCTGCCCAGATGGTCAAGGTGCGCTATCAGCGCGTCGCCGGCGCGTTCGATCTGGATGCGGCCCGCAGTACAGCCCGCGCCCCGAAGCAGGCTCCCTATTCTCCGCCGCCGGAGACGTCCATTGGCCAGTTCGCCGATGCGTATGCTGCCGCACCGGTGAAACTCGACGCGACGTTTTCGACCCCCGACCAGGCGCACGCGATGATGGAGCCGCATGCCACCATCGCTGCTTGGGACGGCGACAGGCTGACCTTGTGGACGGCTATCCAGCAGGTCAACTGGGGCGTGCGCGACATCGCGAAAACCCTCGGCATCCCTAAAGAAAACGTGCGGATCGTGTCCCCGTATATCGGCGGCGGCTTTGGCGGCAAAGGCACCATCCTGTCCGACGCCGTTCTGGCGGCCGTAGGGGCACGTCAGGCGGGGCGCCCGGTGAAGGTGACGCTGCAGCGTGCGCTTATGTTCAACAACGTGACCCATCGGCCCGCGACCATCCAGCGCATCCGGATCGGCGCGTCGCCGGACGGCAAGATCACCGCAATTGGACACGAGAGCTGGTCCGGGAACATCGCGGGCGGACGGCCGGAAGCGGCAACGACCCCGACTCGACTGCTGTATGCCGGGCCGCACCGGATGACGCGCCTGCGTCTGGCGCATCTCGATCTTCCCGAAGGGAGCGCCATGCGGGCGCCGGGCGAGGCGCCCGGTATGATGGCCCTCGAGATTGCCATCGACGAGATGGCGGAAAAGCTGGGCCTTGATCCCGTCGCGTTCCGCATCATGAACGATACCCAGGTCGATCCCGAGAACTCGCGCCGTCCGTTCTCGCAGCGCCAGTTCGTCGAATGCTTGCGTGTCGGCGCAGAGCGCTTTGGCTGGAGTGGGCGTCCCGTCCGTCCCGCCAGCCGGCGAGAAGGACGCTGGCTCATCGGCATGGGCGTAGCAGCCGCGATTCGCGGCGCTCCGGTAACGAAGTCCGCAGCCCGGGTCAGGCTCGATCGTGACGGCCTGCTGATCGTAGAGACGGACATGACGGACATCGGCACCGGAAGCTACACCATCGTCGCGCAGACGGCGGCGGAAATGATGGGCCTGCGTGTCGATCAGGTGAAGGTCCGGCTTGGCGATTCGCAGTTTCCCGAATCGAGCGGCTCCGGTGGACAGTGGGGCGCGGCGTCGGCCACTGCGGGTGTGTACGCGGCCTGCGTGAAGCTGCGCGAGACCGCGGCCCGGAAGCTCGGCTTCGATCCCGTCAGTGCGGAATTCGCCAATGGCCAAGTGCGGCAGGGCGGGCGCAGCGCACCGCTGGTGCACGCGGCGCGCGATGCCGATCTGGTGGCGGAAGACACGATGGAATACGGCGAGCTCGCCAAACAATATGCGCAACAGACCTTTGGCGCGCAGTTCGTCGAAGTGGCGGTCGATGCCGCGACGGCGGAGATCCGCATCCGACGCATGCTCGCAGTCTGCGCGGCCGGCCGCATCCTTAATCCGAAAACGGCGCGCAGCCAGGTGATCGGCGGTATGACGATGGGCGCGGGGGCCGCCTTGATGGAGGCGCTCGTGGTCGACAAGCGGCATGGATTCTTCGTGAATCACGATCTGGCGGGCTACGAGGTTCCCGTGCATGCGGACATTCCACACCTGGACGTGGTTTTCCTCGACGAGACGGATCCGACCATTGCGCCACTGAAGGCTAAGGGCGTGGGAGAACTTGGCATCAGCGGCGTGGCGGCCGCTGTTGCCAACGCGGTCTACAACGCGACCGGTGTGCGCCTGCGGGAGTATCCGATCACGCTGGACAAATTGATCGATCGGCTGCCTGCTTGA
- a CDS encoding DUF2255 family protein gives MTTRLTDELRRMAESDDLHIAPLREDGVTHGTPRMFNDRIDEAYRAKYQGNSCLGSMIGPRARSATIKVIPSGRAGND, from the coding sequence ATGACAACTCGGTTAACCGATGAACTGCGCAGGATGGCCGAGAGCGACGACCTGCACATTGCTCCTCTGCGCGAAGACGGCGTTACACATGGCACGCCCAGAATGTTCAACGACCGTATTGACGAGGCTTACCGGGCAAAGTACCAGGGTAATTCCTGCCTCGGTTCGATGATCGGGCCTCGTGCGCGTTCGGCGACCATCAAGGTCATACCGTCCGGCCGGGCAGGAAATGACTGA
- a CDS encoding DUF1330 domain-containing protein produces MKIKSTLLAASACMAVAAAAIGAAHAQASKASQPHAYYIAEFKITSPEGMKPYSARVASTFEPYGGRYIVRGGKIAPLEGEGPNNRMVIIEFDSMEKAQAWYDSPEYAQLKPIRHKNAISRVYIVEGTSQ; encoded by the coding sequence ATGAAGATCAAGTCCACATTGCTTGCCGCGTCCGCCTGCATGGCGGTCGCCGCGGCCGCGATCGGCGCGGCGCACGCACAGGCATCGAAGGCGAGCCAGCCTCATGCCTACTACATCGCCGAATTCAAGATCACCAGTCCCGAAGGAATGAAGCCCTACAGCGCGCGCGTGGCGTCTACCTTCGAACCATATGGAGGCCGCTACATCGTCCGCGGCGGCAAGATCGCGCCTCTTGAAGGCGAGGGGCCGAATAATCGCATGGTCATCATCGAGTTCGACAGCATGGAAAAGGCCCAGGCGTGGTATGACTCGCCCGAGTATGCTCAGCTGAAACCGATCCGGCACAAAAATGCGATATCGCGCGTGTACATTGTCGAAGGTACGAGCCAGTAA
- a CDS encoding putative quinol monooxygenase translates to MKAKQVLMLCASFMALCFSTSAGAQEAKRPYVRLAELEIDPAQMEQFDAAIREGVTTAVRVEPGVLALYAVSEKDYPNRVRVFEMYTDEGAYRKHLQTPHFRKFRDTTDKMVKSRKLLDGVPIVLEAKPVAVPATK, encoded by the coding sequence ATGAAAGCCAAGCAGGTCTTGATGTTGTGTGCATCGTTTATGGCCTTATGTTTTTCCACATCGGCGGGCGCGCAAGAGGCAAAGCGTCCCTACGTTCGTTTGGCTGAACTGGAAATCGATCCAGCCCAGATGGAGCAATTCGACGCGGCGATTCGGGAAGGAGTAACGACGGCTGTGCGGGTTGAGCCAGGGGTTCTGGCGCTGTATGCAGTCAGCGAAAAGGACTATCCGAACCGCGTACGCGTCTTCGAGATGTATACCGACGAGGGGGCGTATCGGAAGCATCTGCAAACACCGCATTTCAGGAAGTTCCGAGACACGACGGACAAGATGGTGAAGTCGCGCAAGCTACTCGACGGCGTGCCGATTGTTCTTGAGGCGAAACCGGTCGCTGTACCGGCAACAAAATAG
- a CDS encoding carboxymuconolactone decarboxylase family protein — translation MSNQNTPRSAAITLAAVRAVAPALANYTEAKIVGDLWQRPELSARDRGIVTLAALIARNQTIGIPHYTNLALDHGVQPSEISELVTHLAFYTGWSNAFSAIMAMEQVFAQRAIDVAELRAVSPALLPLDETAEAQRAARVDAQFGQAFPGMVQYTADLLFRDLWLRPGLAPRDRSLATVSALIAAGQVAQVPYHLNRAMDNGLTQAQAAEVVTHLAFYAGWPCAFSAMPVVKDVFEQRAAA, via the coding sequence ATGTCGAACCAAAATACTCCGCGTTCCGCCGCGATCACGCTGGCGGCAGTCCGCGCCGTAGCGCCCGCACTTGCCAACTATACCGAGGCGAAGATCGTCGGTGATCTCTGGCAGCGTCCCGAGCTGTCGGCGCGCGACCGCGGCATCGTTACCCTGGCCGCACTGATCGCACGAAATCAGACGATCGGTATCCCGCATTACACCAATTTGGCGCTCGACCATGGCGTCCAGCCAAGCGAAATCTCCGAACTCGTCACACACCTGGCGTTCTACACCGGCTGGTCCAACGCGTTCTCGGCAATCATGGCGATGGAGCAGGTGTTCGCGCAACGCGCTATCGATGTCGCCGAGTTGCGAGCTGTGTCGCCTGCGCTTTTGCCTCTCGACGAGACGGCCGAGGCGCAGCGCGCAGCGCGTGTCGACGCACAGTTTGGCCAGGCATTTCCGGGCATGGTGCAGTACACCGCCGATCTCCTGTTCCGCGACCTTTGGCTCCGCCCGGGACTGGCGCCGCGCGACCGGAGCCTGGCGACCGTCAGTGCCCTGATCGCCGCGGGCCAGGTCGCGCAGGTTCCCTACCATCTGAACAGGGCGATGGACAATGGGCTGACGCAAGCACAAGCGGCGGAAGTCGTCACGCATCTGGCGTTCTATGCGGGCTGGCCTTGCGCCTTTTCGGCAATGCCGGTCGTGAAAGACGTTTTCGAACAGCGTGCTGCCGCCTGA
- a CDS encoding flavodoxin family protein, which produces MLISIVYDSGYGHTAKQAQAVAEGVNAVPGAEANLIAVADGAIPWQTLEASDAIIFGSPTYNGTLSAKLKQFFEDANKPAWNELKWRNKIAAGFTNSGAQSGDKLNTLVSMALFAAQHAMIWVGLDLKPGNATSTSSVNELNRHGSWLGAMAQSNMDQSPEETPIESDLKTAAHLGKRVAGIARRFKN; this is translated from the coding sequence ATGTTGATTTCGATCGTCTATGACAGTGGCTATGGTCACACCGCGAAACAAGCACAGGCGGTAGCCGAAGGCGTCAACGCCGTGCCCGGCGCGGAAGCGAACCTGATTGCCGTTGCCGATGGCGCAATCCCATGGCAAACACTGGAGGCCAGCGACGCAATCATTTTCGGTTCGCCGACTTACAACGGCACGCTGAGCGCCAAGCTCAAGCAGTTCTTCGAGGACGCGAACAAGCCGGCGTGGAATGAACTGAAATGGCGCAACAAGATCGCCGCCGGCTTCACCAACTCCGGCGCGCAAAGTGGCGACAAACTCAATACGCTAGTGTCGATGGCACTGTTCGCCGCACAGCACGCGATGATCTGGGTCGGCCTCGACCTCAAGCCGGGCAACGCCACCAGCACCAGCAGCGTCAACGAACTCAATCGCCACGGCAGTTGGTTGGGCGCGATGGCCCAATCCAATATGGATCAGAGCCCGGAGGAAACACCGATCGAGAGCGACCTGAAGACGGCCGCCCATCTGGGCAAGCGGGTCGCCGGGATCGCGCGCCGCTTCAAGAACTGA
- a CDS encoding CopD family protein, translating to MHGHDQLRTSGDLSAGRHCRDRPLRGLAQSRRVRRPGRHPYGNLLAAKLLLVGVAALLGGFNRFFVMPPWLERESGGDAAPAALPPRFKHILWIEALVLLAVVVLAAWPTSTSPPGEQM from the coding sequence ATGCATGGGCATGACCAGCTGCGGACAAGCGGCGACCTGTCCGCTGGCCGGCATTGTCGTGACAGGCCTCTACGCGGCCTGGCGCAGTCTCGGCGGGTTCGACGCCCCGGTCGGCACCCCTACGGCAACTTGCTCGCGGCAAAGCTGCTGCTCGTGGGTGTGGCGGCACTGTTGGGTGGATTCAACCGTTTTTTCGTCATGCCGCCTTGGCTCGAGCGCGAATCCGGAGGCGACGCCGCACCCGCGGCCCTCCCTCCACGGTTCAAGCACATATTGTGGATCGAGGCGCTGGTATTGCTGGCGGTTGTGGTGCTTGCGGCCTGGCCCACGTCCACGTCACCCCCGGGCGAACAGATGTAA
- a CDS encoding NADH:flavin oxidoreductase/NADH oxidase yields MNPNSVGLATQVSQPGAHGAVVGAAHDQEVPEVDLLSPLTLRSLTLRNRIAMAPMCQYSAEEGLANDWHLVHLGSRAVGGTGLVIVEATGVTRDGRITPGDLGIWSDDHIEPLARIARFVNGQGAVAGIQLAHAGRKASTAAPWTGGATLKTAGEGGWPVVAPSSIPFHPDDPAPVALDEAGIDGIVDAFEAAAWRALAAGFKVLEIHAAHGYLLHQFLSPHSNQRDDQYGGSLENRMRVVLRVTERVRATVPAGLPLFVRISATDWVAGGWDIEQSVELSRRLKDLGVDLIDVSTGGNLPTARIPVAKRYQVPCSRRIRDDAGIPTGTVGLITDAKDADDIITGGDADLVLVGRELLREPYWALKAQHAFEEEPDWPVQYGYAVKRRAK; encoded by the coding sequence ATGAACCCGAATAGTGTGGGGCTGGCCACCCAGGTATCGCAACCGGGCGCACACGGCGCGGTGGTCGGCGCTGCCCATGACCAGGAAGTACCCGAAGTTGATCTGCTCAGCCCGCTAACGCTGCGCAGCCTCACCCTGCGCAACCGCATCGCCATGGCGCCGATGTGCCAGTATTCGGCCGAGGAAGGCCTGGCCAACGACTGGCACCTGGTGCACTTGGGCAGCCGAGCGGTGGGCGGCACCGGGCTCGTGATCGTCGAGGCCACCGGCGTCACCCGGGACGGCCGCATTACCCCTGGCGACCTGGGCATCTGGAGCGACGATCACATCGAGCCCCTGGCGCGCATTGCCCGCTTCGTCAACGGCCAGGGCGCCGTCGCGGGCATTCAGCTTGCTCACGCGGGGCGCAAGGCGAGCACCGCCGCCCCCTGGACTGGCGGCGCGACACTGAAGACGGCCGGGGAGGGTGGTTGGCCAGTGGTCGCGCCCAGTTCGATTCCGTTCCATCCGGACGACCCGGCGCCCGTCGCGCTCGACGAAGCCGGCATCGACGGCATCGTCGACGCCTTCGAGGCGGCCGCGTGGCGGGCCCTGGCAGCCGGCTTTAAGGTCTTGGAGATCCACGCCGCGCATGGCTACCTGCTGCACCAGTTCCTGTCGCCGCACAGTAACCAGCGGGATGACCAGTACGGCGGCAGCCTGGAGAACCGGATGCGCGTCGTGCTGCGTGTGACCGAACGCGTGCGCGCCACCGTTCCAGCCGGGCTGCCGCTGTTCGTGCGTATTTCCGCCACCGACTGGGTCGCCGGCGGCTGGGACATCGAGCAGTCGGTCGAACTGTCGCGGCGTCTCAAGGACCTGGGCGTCGATCTCATCGACGTGTCAACCGGCGGCAATCTGCCGACCGCGCGCATTCCGGTCGCCAAGCGCTACCAGGTGCCATGCAGCCGCCGCATCCGCGACGACGCCGGCATCCCGACCGGCACGGTCGGGCTGATCACGGATGCGAAGGACGCCGACGACATCATCACCGGCGGCGACGCCGACCTGGTACTGGTGGGGCGCGAACTGCTGCGCGAACCGTACTGGGCACTGAAAGCCCAGCATGCGTTCGAGGAGGAGCCGGATTGGCCGGTGCAATATGGATATGCCGTGAAGCGGCGGGCGAAATGA
- a CDS encoding DUF5335 domain-containing protein, producing the protein MATIKLDKAAWQTYFDRISKLVVGKQTEIEVASLSLGDQIEAEWVPLLGITYDPKNDLLEVLLEGLDHLIRHPRDIYVDQGPAGLTSMEVIDADDVQQIIRLRDPVMLPYSPPP; encoded by the coding sequence ATGGCTACAATCAAACTGGACAAAGCGGCGTGGCAGACCTACTTTGACCGCATTTCGAAGCTGGTGGTGGGTAAGCAGACCGAGATCGAGGTCGCGTCGCTGAGTCTCGGCGATCAGATCGAAGCCGAGTGGGTGCCGCTGCTGGGCATCACTTACGATCCCAAAAACGATCTGCTGGAGGTGCTGCTGGAGGGGCTCGACCACCTTATCCGACACCCGCGCGACATCTACGTGGACCAGGGGCCCGCCGGATTGACGAGCATGGAGGTGATCGACGCCGACGATGTGCAGCAGATTATCCGACTGCGCGATCCGGTCATGCTGCCTTACTCGCCGCCCCCTTGA
- a CDS encoding (2Fe-2S)-binding protein, translating to MDTPAVSSRGTDPCVIPVTLEVNGAPVSLPVAPYVTLLDLLRERLQLTGTKKGCDHGQCGACTVLVDGKPVNSCLKLAVTADGARVTTIEGLAADGRLDALQRAFIEHDAFQCGYCTPGQICSASALVAECVAKGATLRRDEVREYMSGNLCRCGAYPNITDAVMDVLRRQPGPGT from the coding sequence ATGGATACCCCTGCCGTTTCATCCCGCGGTACCGATCCGTGCGTCATCCCCGTCACGCTCGAGGTCAACGGCGCCCCTGTGTCCCTGCCGGTCGCGCCGTATGTCACCCTGCTCGACCTGCTGCGCGAACGACTGCAGCTGACCGGCACCAAGAAGGGTTGCGACCATGGCCAGTGCGGGGCCTGCACCGTACTCGTCGACGGCAAGCCGGTCAACAGCTGCCTCAAGCTGGCCGTGACCGCGGACGGCGCCCGGGTCACCACCATCGAAGGGCTCGCCGCCGACGGCCGGCTGGACGCGCTGCAGCGCGCCTTCATCGAGCACGACGCGTTCCAGTGCGGGTATTGCACACCGGGGCAGATCTGCTCGGCCTCGGCCCTGGTCGCCGAGTGCGTGGCGAAAGGGGCGACGTTGAGGCGCGACGAGGTGCGCGAATACATGAGCGGCAACCTGTGCCGCTGCGGGGCCTATCCCAACATTACGGACGCGGTGATGGACGTGCTGCGCCGGCAACCGGGGCCGGGCACATGA